From the Devosia sp. FJ2-5-3 genome, the window CGGTGAAAATGCCGATGTGGCCGTTCCATCGCTGGCTGCCGGAAGCGCACGTGGAGGCACCGACCGCCGGTTCTGTGATCCTGGCGGCGATCCTGCTCAAGCTGGGCGGCTACGGCTTCCTCCGCTTCTCGCTGCCGATGTTCCCGGACGCCTCGGCCTATTTCGCCAATTTCGTCTTCTTCCTTTCGGTTGCTGCCATCATCCTCACCTCCGTGGTGGCGCTGGTGCAGACCGACATCAAGAAGCTGATCGCCTATTCGTCCGTGGCGCATATGGGCTTTGTGACCATGGGTATCTTCGCGGGCAATGCGCTGGGTATCCAGGGCGCCATGTTCCAGATGATCTCGCATGGTCTGGTGTCGGGCGCGCTCTTCCTTGCCGTCGGCGTCATCTATGACCGCATGCACACTCGCGACATCGAAGCCTATGGCGGCCTTGTCGAGCGCATGCCGAAATATGCCTTCGCCTTCATGGTCTTCACCATGGCCAATGTCGGGCTTCCGGGCACGTCGGGCTTTGTCGGTGAATTCCTGACCATGATCGGCGTATTCCAGGTGAATACCTGGGTGGCGTTCGGCGCGGCCTTCGGCATGGTCTTCTCGGCCTGCTACGCTCTCTGGCTCTATCGCCGGGTGATTTTCGGTGCGCTGACCAAGGAATCCCTCAAGGGCATTCTCGACCTCAATCTGCGCGAGAAGGTCACGCTCTACCCGCTTATCGTGATGATCATCGTCTTCGGTTTCTACCCGGCGCCGATCCTCGACACGACCGCTGCAGCGGTGAACAACCTCGTGGCTCACTATGCCACTTCGGTCGGGCTCGACCCGGCCGTGTCCCTGGCTGATGCCCGGGCTCCCCTCGAATATGTCGCGCCCACGGGCGAGGCACAGCCGGCTGCGGCCGCGCCCGCTGCGCATTAGGAGACCAACGTGAACTCTGACGTTACTGATTTCGCGAGCCTGGCTCCGGCCTATCCCGAGCTGCTTCTGGCAGTCGGCGCACTCGTGTTGCTGCTCCTGGGCGTTGTCATCAACAAGGAACGCTCCGACCTCGTGTCGTGGCTGTCCATGGGACTGCTTCTCGCAGCCGGCGTGGTCATTGCGGTGATGCCGTCGGACGGGGTCATCTTCAACGGCCTGTTCATCTCCGACGCGTTCTCGCGCTACATGAAGTTGATCGTCATCGGTGGCGCTGTGCTGGCGCTGCTGCTGGCCCGCAACAATTCCGAACAGCACGGCGTCCATAAATACGAATATTCCGTGCTCGCCGTTCTGGCGACGCTGGGCATGCTGATCATGGTTTCGGCTCATGATCTGATGAGCCTTTATGTCGGCCTCGAGCTGCAGTCCCTTTCGCTCTACGTCATGGCCGCCATCAAGCGCGATGACCCCAAGGCATCGGAAGCGGGCCTCAAATATTTCGTCCTCGGTGCGCTATCCTCGGGTATGCTGCTCTATGGTGCCTCGCTGATCTATGGTTTTACCGGCCATACCAATCTCAGCGCCATCTCGGTGGCCATTGCCAATGAGGGTCGTTCCATCGGCCTGATCTTCGGCCTTGTGTTCCTGCTTGCAGGCGTTGCCTTCAAGATTTCGGCCGTGCCGTTCCACATGTGGACGCCGGACGTCTATGAAGGCGCACCGACGCCGGTCACCGCCTTCTTCGCCATGGCCCCCAAAGTGGCCGCTATGGCGCTGATGATCCGTCTCGTCATGGATACGTTCGAGCCGATCAGCCGGGACTGGCAACAGGTCGTCATCTTCCTGTCCATCGCCTCGATGGTGCTGGCCGCCTTCGCTGCCATCGGCCAGAAGTCGATCAAGCGCCTCATCGCTTATTCCTCGATCGGTCACGTCGGCTTTGCGCTGGTGGGCCTGTCCTCGGGCACGCAGGTGGGCGTCGAGGGCGTCGCGATCTACATGGCGATCTATGTGATCATGACCGCCGGGCTTTTCGCCTGTATCCTGTCGCTGCGCACCGAGAACGGCTATGTCGAGAACATCGACGACATGGCCGGTGCCGCCCAGGCGCGTCCTTTCGTGGCCGCGATCATGGCCGTGCTCATGTTCTCGCTGATCGGCATGCCGCCGCTGGCTGGGTTCTTTGCCAAGTGGCAGGTGTTCCTTGCCGCCATCGAAGCCAATCTCTACGTGCTTTCGGTGATCGGCATGCTCGCTTCGGCGGTCAGCGCCTATTATTATCTCCGCGTGATCAAGACGATGTATTTCGATGAGCCCAAGAGCCAGTTCCTGGCCGTGCCGGGCGAACTGAACGTCATTCTTGCCGCAAGTGGCTTCCTCGTCATCACCTACTACTTCACCATCGGCAATCCGCTGACCGCCTTGGCGCAGACTGCCGCGGGAAGCCTGTTCTAGGTGGCGCGTTTTACCCTTGGCGCCAAGGCCAGGGCCGCGGGATACCGCGTCGCCGGCTTCGACGAAATTGGCTCCACGAACACTGAAGCACTCGCGGCATCAGCCGCGGGTGATCCGGGCGGGATCTGGTTTGCGGCACTGCAGCAGACCGCAGGGCGGGGCCGACGCGGCCGGGCCTGGCACTCGACGCCCGGCAATCTTGCAGCAAGCCTGCTTGTCATTCCCGATGCCGATCCCAATATCGTGGCGACCCTTGGCTTCGTCGCCGGTGTTGCGCTGAACACAGCGCTGGGCAAGATTCTTCCCAATGGAATGGTCAAGATTGGCATTGATGGTGCCGATGACATGGATGGGCGCTCGCGCGTCGCCCTCAAATGGCCGAACGATGTGTTGGCCGATGGCGCCAAGCTTGCGGGCATATTGCTCGAGGCGGCTCGGACGACTGACGGCAGACAAGCCATTGTCATTGGTATTGGAGTCAACGTCGTTGCAGCGCCTTCCGATTTGCCCTATCCAGCGACCTCTCTCCGGGCGCTCGGCATAGAGCGTTCCGCAGAAGATGTGTTCGAAGCCTTGTCCGAGGCTTGGGTCGAAGCATTCGGCCTGTGGGCCGATGGCAAGGGTATCGCAGCAGTGCTCGATCTCTGGCGCCATTCGGCCGCAGGATTGGGGGCTCCGGTCGCCGTCACACAGGATGGTGTCGTGCGACGCGGCATCTTTGAAACGATCGATTCCGCCGGGCGGCTGATCATGCGCGACGATGAAGGCGCGCGCATCGCCATCACCGCCGGCGACGTCCATTTTGGGGCAACGGCCAGCGCCCAAAGCTGACCACTACAGGGCAGGGCGACCGGCGACCAGAGTTCGCGCGGCGTCCGGCCAGAACAAGGATAGAATGACCCATGGCCAAATCCCCAAGGGATGAGCTTGTCTTCGTGCCGCTTGGCGGCGTCGGCGAAATCGGCATGAACATGGCAGCGTACGGCTTCGGTCCGGCGCGTTCGCGCAAATGGATCGTCGTCGATTGCGGCGTCAGCTTTGGCGGACCCGATTTGCCCGGAATCGAACTGATCATGGCCAATCCCGAGTTTCTCGAGGAGAATGCCGACGACGTCCTCGCGCTCGTGCTGACACACAGCCACGAAGACCATTACGGCGCCGTGCTCGATCTGTGGCCCGTGTTCGACAAGCCGGTCTATGCCACCCAGTTCACCGCCTCCATGCTGGCGGCCAAGCGGGCAGGCGACGGCATCGTCGAGAATGTCGATGTCACCATCATGCGCCCGGGCAAGCCGTTTACGGTCGGCCCGTTCACCATCGAGCCGATCAACGTCGCGCACTCGATCCCCGAGGCCAATGCGCTGTTGATCACCACGCCCGTCGCCCGCGTGCTGCATACTGGTGACTGGAAGCTCGATCCGACCCCGACCATGGGCGCTCCGACCGATTTTGCACGCCTCCAGGCTATCGGCACGGAATCGGACCTGCCGCTCGCGCTGGTCTGCGACTCGACCAATGCCATGAAGGATGGCCAGAGCCCGAGCGAGGCCGAAATCGGCGCGACGCTGGCCGCTCTGATCGCCGAGGCACCGCATCGCGTCGCCGTCACCACCTTCGCATCCAATGTCGGTCGCGTTGTTTCCATCGTGCGGGCGGCCCATCAGAACGGTCGCCAGGTGGTGATGTCGGGGCGCTCGCTGCACCGCATCATGGGCATCGCCAAGGAACTGGGCATGCTCGAAGGCCTGCCGCCCGTGCTCGACCAGGATGCCTACAAGTCTGTGCCGCGCGACAAATGCGTGCTGATCTGTACAGGCAGCCAGGGCGAAGCGCGCGCCGCCATCGCCCGTATCGCGCGCGGTGACCACCCGGTCATCGATCTCAATGCCGGCGATCGGATGATCTTCTCGTCCTGGGCCATTCCGGGCAATGAGCGCGAAGTCATCGATATCCAGAACCTGCTGATCGACAAAGGCGTCGAGCTCATCACCCAGAACGATGCTCTTGTGCACGTCACCGGCCACCCGCGCCGCGACGAGCTGCGCCAGCTCTACAAATGGGTGAAGCCGGAAGTGCTCGTGCCGGTTCACGGCGAAGCCATGCATCTTGCCGCCCATGCCAAGCTGGGTCGCGAAGAGGGCATCCCCAATGTCTGCGAAGCGCGCAATGGCGACATGGTCCGGCTCTTCCCCGAGCCCATGACCCATCCCGCCGAAGTTCGCACCGGCGAGCTCTATCTCGATGGCCTGGTGCTCTGCACGCCGGAAGAAAGTGGCGTCAAAGGCCGTCGCCGCCTGTCGTTCGGCGGCCATGTCGTGGTCAGCCTCTGCGTCAATTCCAGCGGCCACGTCGTCTCCGGCCCGCAATATGTCATCGAAGGCCTGCCTGAAACCGAGGACGAATCCATCGTCGATCTGGTCGAGGACACGGTCGGCGGCGTTCTCAAGTCCATGCCGCCAAAGCGTCGCTCGGACCCCGACGTCCTCGGTTCGGCGCTCTTCAAGGCCATCCGGAACGAGATCAATGGTTTTTGGGGCCGCAAGCCGAATGTGAACGTCTTCGTTCACCGCGTGTAATGGTGTACGGGCGCGACAAGTTAGCAGCTATCGCTCGTGCCCGTCCTAACGGATAATAGACGTCATGCAGTACATGTCGCTCGTCGCGGTCTTCTTCATTATCTGGTGGCTATCGTTTGTGGCGGTGCTGCCAATCGGCTCGCACAGCCACCACGAGACAGGGTCCGAGGTGGTCAGCGGCGGGGACCCGGGCGCACCCCTGCTGCCGCGCCTGGGGTTTAAGATGCTCCTCGCAACCGGCATTGCGATCGTGGTGACCGCCCTGTTGTTCTGGGGCATGTCCAACGAGACGCTTCACCGCTACTGGAACCGCTGATCCGGTTTCTGATGACCCGCCCGGCGCATGTCAGGGCGGGTTTTTTATTACCCTCCGCCGGTAGCCCGATGGCTCGGCCCGATCACCGTCGGCGCGGCTCATCGCACGGCGTGTGCATGGGCCATTTCAAGCACAGCGCGCAGATCATCGATGTTGGCCTCATGCAAGTCCACGAGCGTCCAGCCCTGTTTGCCCCATGCATTGGGCACAGGACTGAAGATCTCGGAGGCCACTTCGCATTTGAGCAACTGTTCGTCGGGCAACAACTTTACATTGGCCATGAGACCATCTGCCGCGAGGGTGGCGTAAATCCGCTTCACGCGGAAGGCCGCCCGGTCGAAATGGGGCCGCTCTTCGGTGCCGTCGAGGCTCATCGCAATGGCCCTGAGATCTGAAGCATTTGCCATAAGTCATTGCTTTCTAACAAAAAAGCAGGGCACTAGGCCCTGCTTGATTGAGTTGGTTCGACAATACGTTGGTCTTAGGCACGCTACGAGGCGGCAGCCAACGCTCCTCCCTTGACGTTGTCGAAGTACAGCGGTTTAAGCCGCTTCGTTTTATTGTGCGGGGAACCTAACAACAGAATTTCATCCTGTCACGTGGATTCTGCATAGCTAGCATGCTTGAAACGTATGGACGGTTGGGCTCTGAGTGGGCATCAACAAACCCATGAGTCGAAGCGCGTAACTTCCGGAGTTCCCATGCGCCTTTCCCGCTATTTTCTGCCGGTGCTCCGCGATGTGCCGAAAGAAGCCGAGATCGTTTCCCATCGCCTGATGTTGCGGGCAGGCATGATCCGCCAGCAGGCCTCTGGCCTCTATTCCTGGCTGCCCCTTGGCTACAAGGTTCTGATGAAGGTCCAGAAAATCATCGAGGAGGAGCAGAACCGCTCTGGCGCGGTGCAGCTTTTGATGCCGACCATCCAGTCAGCAGATCTCTGGCGCGAGTCCGGCCGTTACGAAGCCTATGGCAAGGAAATGCTGCGCATCGAGGATCGGCACGAGCGCGAATTCCTCTATGGTCCCACCAATGAGGAGATGATCACCGACATCTTCCGGACCTATGTGAAGTCCTACAAGGATCTGCCGCTGAACCTCTACCACATCCAGTGGAAGTTCCGCGACGAGGTGCGTCCACGCTTCGGCACGATGCGGTCGCGCGAATTCCTGATGAAGGACGCCT encodes:
- the nuoN gene encoding NADH-quinone oxidoreductase subunit NuoN is translated as MNSDVTDFASLAPAYPELLLAVGALVLLLLGVVINKERSDLVSWLSMGLLLAAGVVIAVMPSDGVIFNGLFISDAFSRYMKLIVIGGAVLALLLARNNSEQHGVHKYEYSVLAVLATLGMLIMVSAHDLMSLYVGLELQSLSLYVMAAIKRDDPKASEAGLKYFVLGALSSGMLLYGASLIYGFTGHTNLSAISVAIANEGRSIGLIFGLVFLLAGVAFKISAVPFHMWTPDVYEGAPTPVTAFFAMAPKVAAMALMIRLVMDTFEPISRDWQQVVIFLSIASMVLAAFAAIGQKSIKRLIAYSSIGHVGFALVGLSSGTQVGVEGVAIYMAIYVIMTAGLFACILSLRTENGYVENIDDMAGAAQARPFVAAIMAVLMFSLIGMPPLAGFFAKWQVFLAAIEANLYVLSVIGMLASAVSAYYYLRVIKTMYFDEPKSQFLAVPGELNVILAASGFLVITYYFTIGNPLTALAQTAAGSLF
- a CDS encoding MmcQ/YjbR family DNA-binding protein gives rise to the protein MANASDLRAIAMSLDGTEERPHFDRAAFRVKRIYATLAADGLMANVKLLPDEQLLKCEVASEIFSPVPNAWGKQGWTLVDLHEANIDDLRAVLEMAHAHAVR
- a CDS encoding biotin--[acetyl-CoA-carboxylase] ligase, which codes for MARFTLGAKARAAGYRVAGFDEIGSTNTEALAASAAGDPGGIWFAALQQTAGRGRRGRAWHSTPGNLAASLLVIPDADPNIVATLGFVAGVALNTALGKILPNGMVKIGIDGADDMDGRSRVALKWPNDVLADGAKLAGILLEAARTTDGRQAIVIGIGVNVVAAPSDLPYPATSLRALGIERSAEDVFEALSEAWVEAFGLWADGKGIAAVLDLWRHSAAGLGAPVAVTQDGVVRRGIFETIDSAGRLIMRDDEGARIAITAGDVHFGATASAQS
- a CDS encoding ribonuclease J — translated: MAKSPRDELVFVPLGGVGEIGMNMAAYGFGPARSRKWIVVDCGVSFGGPDLPGIELIMANPEFLEENADDVLALVLTHSHEDHYGAVLDLWPVFDKPVYATQFTASMLAAKRAGDGIVENVDVTIMRPGKPFTVGPFTIEPINVAHSIPEANALLITTPVARVLHTGDWKLDPTPTMGAPTDFARLQAIGTESDLPLALVCDSTNAMKDGQSPSEAEIGATLAALIAEAPHRVAVTTFASNVGRVVSIVRAAHQNGRQVVMSGRSLHRIMGIAKELGMLEGLPPVLDQDAYKSVPRDKCVLICTGSQGEARAAIARIARGDHPVIDLNAGDRMIFSSWAIPGNEREVIDIQNLLIDKGVELITQNDALVHVTGHPRRDELRQLYKWVKPEVLVPVHGEAMHLAAHAKLGREEGIPNVCEARNGDMVRLFPEPMTHPAEVRTGELYLDGLVLCTPEESGVKGRRRLSFGGHVVVSLCVNSSGHVVSGPQYVIEGLPETEDESIVDLVEDTVGGVLKSMPPKRRSDPDVLGSALFKAIRNEINGFWGRKPNVNVFVHRV
- a CDS encoding DUF1467 family protein, with the translated sequence MQYMSLVAVFFIIWWLSFVAVLPIGSHSHHETGSEVVSGGDPGAPLLPRLGFKMLLATGIAIVVTALLFWGMSNETLHRYWNR
- a CDS encoding NADH-quinone oxidoreductase subunit M, with the translated sequence MTFENSILTLLTFLPLLGAVLILLSPKTAIGAIRWIALGTTVVTLVLSLWMWSAFDPSNPGFQFVVNYNWLGDSIGYRVGVDGISVLFVVLSALLMPFCILASWESIEHRVKEYMIVFLVLEMLMIGVFTTLDLAMFYVFFEGTLLPMFLIIGIWGGKRRIQAAYKFFFYTFVGSVLMLLAIMAMYWNAGTSDISRLLTHEFPESMQFWLWLAFFASLAVKMPMWPFHRWLPEAHVEAPTAGSVILAAILLKLGGYGFLRFSLPMFPDASAYFANFVFFLSVAAIILTSVVALVQTDIKKLIAYSSVAHMGFVTMGIFAGNALGIQGAMFQMISHGLVSGALFLAVGVIYDRMHTRDIEAYGGLVERMPKYAFAFMVFTMANVGLPGTSGFVGEFLTMIGVFQVNTWVAFGAAFGMVFSACYALWLYRRVIFGALTKESLKGILDLNLREKVTLYPLIVMIIVFGFYPAPILDTTAAAVNNLVAHYATSVGLDPAVSLADARAPLEYVAPTGEAQPAAAAPAAH